In Oryza sativa Japonica Group chromosome 3, ASM3414082v1, one DNA window encodes the following:
- the LOC9269467 gene encoding LEAF RUST 10 DISEASE-RESISTANCEUS RECEPTOR-LIKE PROTEIN KINASE-like 1.5: MPPPPLLLAAAVAAAALPPPAAARRHASPPPPQPQHPDKAGGGNGVLTTALVAAAVLLVVLLLYLCVAIAVRRYRGRGPAPAAGPTNAAARAAAFLRRNGLHQHRPSFTYEQLRAATAGFDPSRKLGDGGFGTVFLAYLPPGGRPAAVKRLHVPPSPSPSFPSASATITKSFCNEVLILSALRHPHLVRLHGFCADPRALLLVYDFVPNGTLSHHLHRRCGVTAAAPPPPPLPWRTRLAMAVQIASALEYLHFGVKPAVVHRDVTSSNIFVEADMRARLGDFGLSRLLSPPDACATGAGRELVCCTAPQGTPGYLDPDYHRSFQLTEKSDVYSFGVVVLELVTGLRPVDVGRERRDVTLADWVVAKIQVGELREVVDQPVLGEGAGVMASVEAVAELAFRCVAPDKDDRPDAREALAELRRIQGMLPEVSGLKGS; encoded by the coding sequence ATGCCCccaccgcctctcctcctcgccgccgccgtcgccgccgcggcgctgcccccgccggccgcggcgagaCGCCACgcctcgcccccgccgccgcagccgcagcatcCGGacaaggccggcggcggcaacggcgtgcTCACCAccgcgctcgtcgccgccgcggtgctGCTCGTGGTGCTCCTGCTCTACCTctgcgtcgccatcgccgtccgcCGCTACCGCGGGCGGGGCCCGGCCCCGGCCGCGGGGCCGACCAACgcggccgcccgcgccgcggcgTTCCTTCGCCGGAACGGGCTCCACCAGCATCGCCCCTCGTTCACCTACGAGCagctccgcgccgccaccgctgggTTCGATCCAAGCCGCAAGCTCGGGGATGGCGGGTTTGGGACGGTGTTCCTCGCCTACCTCCCGCccggcggccgccccgccgccgtcaagcgcctccacgtcccgccgtcgccgtcgccgtcgttcccctccgcatccgccACCATCACCAAGTCGTTCTGCAACGAGGTGCTCATCCTCTCGGCGCTGCGCCACCCGCACCTCGTCCGCCTCCACGGCTTCTGCGCCGACCCGCGCGCTCTGCTCCTCGTCTACGACTTCGTCCCCAACGGGACCCTctcccaccacctccaccgccgatGCGGCGTcaccgcggcggcgcccccgccgccaccgctcccctGGCGGACGCGCCTCGCCATGGCGGTCCAGATCGCGTCGGCGCTCGAGTACCTCCATTTCGGGGTGAAGCCCGCCGTCGTGCACCGCGACGTCACCTCGTCGAACATCTTCGTGGAGGCCGACATGCGCGCCCGCCTCGGCGACTTCGGGCTCTCGCGCCTCCTGTCCCCGCCGGACGCATGCGCCACGGGGGCCGGGAGGGAGCTGGTGTGCTGCACGGCGCCGCAGGGCACGCCGGGGTACCTCGACCCGGACTACCACCGGTCGTTCCAGCTGACGGAGAAgagcgacgtgtacagcttcggcgtgGTGGTGCTGGAGCTCGTCACCGGGCTGCGGCCGGTGGACGTGGGCAGGGAGCGGAGGGACGTGACGCTGGCGGACTGGGTGGTGGCCAAGATTCAGGTGGGCGAGCTGCGGGAGGTGGTGGACCAGCCGGTGCtcggcgagggcgccggcgtGATGGCCagcgtggaggcggtggcggagctggCGTTCCGGTGCGTGGCGCCGGACAAGGACGACCGGCCCGACGCCCGGGAGGCGCTGGCCGAGCTGAGGAGGATCCAGGGCATGCTTCCCGAGGTGTCCGGCCTCAAGGGATCTTGA
- the LOC9271979 gene encoding putative F-box protein At5g55150: MANPTKPSSRTTQPTAPPLRPRRLAPPGEWNGPVLLLLLLPTTQGERNSTLVGFGLSAATGFSRSSDLMATCIVASIMSIGRLATALCSAILGALHKLSALPHIEEEHVGVLPSMVEAELPHLPEDLLVQILSRLEIPDLLRASSVCSSWHSAYTTLHSLGQYKRHQTPCLFYTSESAGKNVGCIYSLAEQRTYKITLPDPPIRDRYLIGSSDGWLVTIDDKCEMHLLNPVTREQMALPPVITMEQVNPTYDESGAIVKYENRSQFWHDGVMFSSRSMGSIISPRWQQLFLTGRAFVFSETSTGKLLVVLIRNPFGQLSFARVGDDEWDYLPEYGRYEDCTYKDGLLYAVTTLGEIHAIDLSGPIAMVKVVMGKVMDIGDGDRNTYILHAPWGDVLQIWKTEEDDYIHPSEDDYDAILKNTASIEVYKSDLVEEKLVKINRLQDHVLFVGHNQTLCLRAEEFPSLKANHAYFTDDSQNWITEFKNNRRDIGVFNLEDNSRDELGSPQLWSNWPSPSNANLRTREWQHGGNPPSCGVADQGSVSGSHQKKGLGVYVMRLRTKKGFLSSHWQPNRQQLTEFRFFHSSLQQSMETGIRLRNSPKFRANGDCHNRKRRKLKMSDPKYAYPYPAQGYYQGPYQGPPVMAPPQYAAPPPRRQPSFLEGCLAALCCCCLIDECCCDPSIIFVS, from the exons ATGGCCAACCCAACCAAGCCAAGTAGCCGCACGACCCAACCAactgcgccgccgctgcgccctCGTCGGCTGGCTCCTCCTGGCGAGTGGAATGGCCCAGTTTTGCTACTACTGTTGCTTCCGACGACACAGGGAGAGAGGAACTCAACACTCGTCGGATTCGGACTCTCTGCGGCAACAGGTTTCAG TAGAAGCAGTGATCTGATGGCGACCTGCATCGTAGCCAGCATAATGAGCATAGGCAGGCTAGCTACGGCTTTGTGCTCTGCAATCTTGGGAGCTTTGCATAAGCTCTCAGCTCTTCCTCACATCGAAGAAGAACATGTTGGCGTGCTGCCATCGATGGTGGAGGCTGAATTGCCGCATCTGCCGGAGGATTTGCTGGTACAAATACTTTCCCGCTTGGAGATCCCTGACTTGCTGCGTGCGAGCTCCGTCTGCTCCTCTTGGCACTCTGCATACACCACACTACACAGCCTTGGACAATATAAACGGCACCAGACACCTTGCCTCTTCTACACCTCTGAATCTGCCGGTAAGAATGTAGGGTGTATCTACAGCCTTGCAGAGCAGAGAACCTACAAGATTACTCTCCCGGATCCACCCATCCGTGATAGATACCTGATTGGGTCATCAGATGGTTGGCTGGTAACCATTGATGATAAGTGTGAGATGCACCTCCTCAACCCAGTCACTAGGGAGCAGATGGCCCTCCCGCCAGTGATCACCATGGAGCAGGTTAATCCCACCTACGACGAGTCGGGCGCTATTGTCAAGTATGAGAATCGGAGCCAGTTCTGGCACGACGGAGTGATGTTTTCCTCAAGGTCAATGGGATCCATCATTTCTCCTAGATGGCAGCAGTTGTTCCTCACTGGGAGGGCTTTTGTATTCTCTGAAACATCGACAGGAAAGCTCCTTGTGGTGCTTATACGCAATCCATTCGGTCAGCTCTCATTTGCAAGAGTAGGGGATGATGAATGGGACTACCTGCCAGAGTACGGCCGATATGAAGACTGCACCTACAAGGATGGCCTGCTATATGCAGTCACTACGTTGGGAGAAATTCATGCAATTGACCTCAGTGGCCCTATTGCCATGGTGAAGGTTGTTATGGGAAAGGTCATGGATATAGGGGATGGTGACAGAAATACATACATACTTCACGCGCCATGGGGTGATGTGCTGCAAATCTGGAAAACAGAAGAGGACGACTACATTCATCCGTCAGAAGATGATTATGATGCCATTTTGAAGAATACTGCAAGTATCGAAGTATATAAGTCTGACTTGGTGGAAGAAAAGCTTGTGAAGATCAATCGCTTGCAAGACCATGTCCTGTTTGTTGGGCATAACCAGACACTTTGCCTCCGCGCTGAAGAATTTCCGTCTCTCAAGGCAAATCATGCCTACTTCACCGATGACAGCCAGAATTGGATAACAGAATTCAAGAATAATAGACGTGATATTGGAGTATTCAACTTGGAAGATAACAGCAGGGATGAACTTGGGTCTCCTCAGCTTTGGTCCAACTGGCCCAGTCCG TCTAATGCCAATTTGAGAACGCGTGAATGGCAGCACGGTGGTAACCCACCTAGTTGTGGGGTTGCTGACCAGGGTTCAGTCTCTGGGTCTCACCAAAAAAAAG GACTAGGAGTTTACGTGATGAGGTTGAGAACTAAAAAAGGATTTTTATCATCTCATTGGCAACCGAACAGGCAACAGCTAACAGAATTCAG GTTTTTTCATTCTTCTCTTCAGCAGTCAATGGAAACTGGAATCCGATTACGGAATTCGCCCAAGTTCCGAGCTAACGGTGACTGTCACAACCG TAAGAGGAGGAAGCTGAAGATGAGCGATCCCAAGTACGCGTACCCTTACCCGGCGCAGGGCTACTACCAGGGCCCGTACCAGGGGCCTCCGGTGATGGCGCCGCCGCAgtacgccgcgccgccgcccaggcGGCAGCCTAGTTTCCTCGAAGGCTG TTTGGCTGCgctttgttgctgctgcttgatCGACGAGTGCTGCTGCGACCCGTCGATTATATTCGTCAGCTAA